GGTTAATACTTTCCTTTCCCAGACTattagtttaggtggatgaccaCGTCTTGCACGATGTGTAGCTATGCCATAcccttatttgtaaaaaaaactgtgaaaagccTATGTCGTTTTCATTTAACTTTATAGTTATGCATTGCTTTGTATTTCTCTATCTATaagaaaatcctaataaaatgccCCAAAGTTTGTGGTTCTTCAAGGTTCAAGGGATATtactacttttgcaaggcactgtaagagTCAGCTGGGAATAATTGCTGTGGTTTTGACAGAACTTTGAGCCGCTGGGTCCTGGAGAGAAAGGCACTAAGGTTCATGCTCGTATTCTGAGGCCTTCGGAGCTGAGAAAGATCAAGCTCCTTGGCTATGGCGTTTTTGGGACGGTGCACAAGGTATTAatcattttctctttctctttctcttgttATCAGTTAATATGCGTGCAGTTATCatgatctaaaatatatgtGTGTTTAAGGGTTTTTGGACACCAGAGGGAGAGACGGTCAAGATCCCTGTGGCAATAAAGACGATCCAGGACAGCTCAGGTCGACAAACCTTCACTGAGATCACTGATGTGAGTCTCACtgacataaaacatttaaataattatataaataCCATCAATAGAACTTAATGTTCATGTTACTCCATGAAGGAAACAGTAATGCTCGTTTTCTATTGATTAACCACAATGTCAGTAGATGTCTCAAATGTGTTTCCTCTATTTGCAGCATTTGCTGTCCATGGGCAGCCTGGACCACCCCTACATTGTTAGGCTGCTGGGAATCTGTCCTGGTCCCAGTCTCCAGCTAGTGACCCAGCTCAGTTCCTGTGGCTCCTTGCTGGAGCACATCAGACAGCATAAGAGCAGCCTGGATCCCCAGCGCCTGCTCAACTGGTGTGTGCAGATTGCTAAGGTAAGTATACCTGTAGTTCCTCTGAGGAGCAAAATGCTATAAATAAGATTTAAGATTGAATTTGGAGTATAAATGCTTGTGTTTCAGGGTATGTTCTACCTGGAGGAACACTGCATGGTCCACAGGAATCTGGCTGCCCGCAACATCCTGCTTAAGAACGACTATCAGGTCCAGATCTCGGACTACGGTGTGGCTGATCTCCTTCATCCAGATGACAAGAAATATGTCTACACAGATACAAAGGTTGCTACTGCTGGTTCAGTTTGAGATCACtcgtaaaatatatattttttgtgcatTCAAGCAATGTGCATTTCTCTTCCCTCTATTCAGACACCTATAAAGTGGATGGCACTTGAGAGCATCTTGTTTCGGAGATACACTCATCAAAGTGATGTTTGGAGCTATGGTAAGAAGCTTGCTCGCCATATGAAGTGTTCCCTGTAGATCTTGATTGTCTGTGAATTTCAGGAAGGGACATTTAAAGTGGCGTTTTCGCTCCTGGACAGGAGTGACAGTGTGGGAGATGATGTCCTTTGGAGCAGAGCCATACGTGTCTGTGCAGCCTCAGAAAGTGCCGAGCCTCCTGGAGAAGGGCGAGCGTCTGTCACAGCCCCACATCTGCACCATTGATGTCTACATGGTCATGGTTAAATGTGAGCCACGACATCACTATGTGTGGACATAAACACATTGAAACTTTCTCGTCATTGCACCCAACTACAGACTGCACATATATAATCCTCTACGAACGAACAGTGTGTTACCTTTGTTTTGGTTTAGGCTGGATGATTGATGAGAACGTGAGGCCAACCTTCAAAGAGCTAGCAAGTGATTTTACTCGGATGGCGAGAGATCCACAAAGATATCTTGTCATCAAGGTGCAGATAATTTGGTTTCTtgtttaacagcttttttatttaGTCCTGATTTGTCATCTTAAAAATTTCTCCTCGATTGGTACTTTACTGCAGGAGGGGGAAGATGCTCCCCCTGGAGAGAACCATCGAAGAGAGTCAGAGCGAGGACTTCTGGATGCAGATCTAGAAGACTCGAATGAGGAGGGACAGGACGACGGCTTTACTACGCCTCCTCTTCAGCACTCTCCATCATGGAGTCTCTCTCGTTCAAGAATAAATTCCTGCAgggtaataaaaacatttgggcTTATTACTTACATTAGTATGATAGACTGATTTTGGATCATTGACACTCTGAGTGAACGGCATGTTTTTTTAGAGTGGTGCATCTCAGGCTGGGCTGACTGGATACCTGCCAATGACCCCAAGTCCAGGAGACAGCACTCGTCAGGTGTGACAAACACAGAAATTCtcactttatttttccagtaaaGTGTTGTTAATTCCTTTATTGTCCAATAGTCTGTTGTCATCCcttacaaagttaaaaactgctgGAACTTTTCTTAAACCCAGATGTTGGGTTTAAGCTAAAGGAGAAACTgggtatttttaaaaagcactgGATGAAaaattttgaccctgtttgcTGGGTTACATAACTGAGTAAAAGGAGTCTCATCACTCTACAAAGACCATTCTGAACATGTAAAAGGACTTGGTTTTGACTTGACTGCTTGAAGAATGGTGCCTCAAATATACCTGTATACTGTCACAACAACAAATAAAGATATTCTGCTCAATTCTATTCTATACTATTCTGACCAGACTTAAATAAAGGTCTTACACAGGATACACAATAAAGATGCTAAAATTATGTCAGTCAGTTGCCTTAATGACTTTTGTTTACAGTGGAGAGCAAGTTGGTTCACTTAAGATAACGTTAGCCTTTTACCCCCTCAGTAGCTAGCTGCCACAAGCTAGCATCAACATTCACAGATTGGACCAAAGAATGGCTCATAGAGCCAGTACAGACAGGCAATATTTAATACAGTGTAGAAATTGAATATTACCTTGACCAATACATGTTTTattgaataatttaaataaCTATGTATTTGTATCAAAAATTGTTTCtgtcttgttaaaaaaatatatttattcgtctgcaacatttcaaaaattaATAATGGAATAAGttataaacaatatattttacaaaactatATTTATTCTCATAATCACAATATTCATACATATATTGAAAATTAAATTGCTAATAATCTGAGTAATACACTTCGGTGATTAATTACGtaaagaaacaagagaagatCTAAACTAAAAAGTCTCACTACTGGGCACAGGGTTTATCTATTTAGCCACAAACACAATGAATGAGCAGAATGCAAACAATGCATGAGCATGCTTTCTGCTTGAAAAGTGACATCCACCCAAGCAGTCATTTGCGGTGTGATTTTGCAAACATTAATATTGTGATGACGATTGCGATTTGACATATTGTGCAGATTTATTCCATTTTTTGATAGCCtcaacatttaacatttcacaCTTTAACACAATTTATGGAGATGGAAAACCTATCCCAAAATGTTAGATTGAGCCCATGACCCAACCTTGTTAAAGCTTCTGGTCAAAGCAACTCAGGCCTGAATTGGTCTATATTTGACCCAAAtagtgttgcttttacacccaGCAGTTTCAAAGAGTTCAATCTCTGTCAGCAAAtctacaaaaaacaacaaaaataatagaGTTTTGCAGACATAAAATAGTATTTTGTGTCTGCAAAAATACTATTTTTGCAAGGTATTTTAAAGGCTGAAAACTTGGAGTTAAAAGAAATGCCTATGGAAAAAAGGAAAGTAGAAAGATGGTAGATCTTTCAGGTCGTGTCTTGGGGCATTTCTGGAttttaaaaaagatttcttATTGGCTCTCTGTTTTTTGAGGCCTGACACTTATTGTTTTGTCCTTCATCTGTCCACTTTCCTTATTTGTTAATGCACCGCACAATAATCTGCCATGGTCAAGTACACTCAGTGGATTGAagataagtgaaaaaaaaacccaccaaaatCAGATGGTCTAGTTAGCAGACTTTCAGAAATGTTGATCAAGATTACAAGTGAATTAATACCTATTAAGTAAAATACACCTCAGTGATTTAAATATTcagtctttgcttttttttgcttCAGTTGTGGTTTCACAGGTCTCGTCTGAGCTCTGTGCAGACGCTGCCTGAacggtcagaggtcagaggaaatGACAGGGAGGCAGAAGGCTTACGGACTGCAAGCCTTCATCGGGCAAGGCTAGGCTCAGAGAGAGGTAGCCCTCGTTTAGCTGTAAGTCATCACAGAAAGCTTTCCAGTGCCTCGAGTCCGTCGTCTTACAAGGTGTGGACGgcagaggaagatgaggagtTGGACCACTATGGCTATGTGTTGCCTGGGTCACCTGGAAAGCCAGAAAGAGGTAGGTTATGTCCAGAACAACAGGAGATAAATAGCTTTTTCTTCTACACTATCACATAAACAAATGAAAGttactttatttcagtaaattaatttaagagttgaaaatcatttttacagAAATTCATTAAAGCCAGAGTGACTaattacagaaatgttatatatatatgtaatatcCTACAGTATCACAGGGAAGGCTGTTGTTTTGATAGATGTCATGCAGAAGGTCATTAGCATCCACCACACGGAGGGTAACTCATAAAAGATCATTGCATAAGAAGTTGGCTGTTCAAAGAGTGCTGTATTCAAGCATTTTAATGAAAATTgcatggaaggaaaaggtgtggaagaaaatgttgcTCAAGCATCAGGAATAGCCTTGTGAGGAGTGTGAAGTAAAGCACATTTAAGAGCTTGGGGCCGATTCATGAAAGGTCTTATCTGCGCTAAGTAGAAAAAGGACTAAAGTTCTCTTTTCAGAAGAATTTTTCCAGTGCAAAGTTTCCAGAGTCAATGATGATCTGGTTAGCCATGTCACCTGCTGGTGTtcgtccactgtgttttctttacTTTAGTGCACATTATGCTTCCTTTATACTTCATGGAAAAGGAGCCCTGGCCAAGTATTTCACTGCACTTACTGTACAGTATAAAtacatacttttcagtaggcAACATTTCTATGttataaaatccttttttattggttcaatgtaaaattctaatttttgcaGGAACTATTTGgggtttcattagctgtaagccataatcatcacacttaacagaaataaacaaataagatATATCTGTCTGTCTTTAATGAATCTATATCtactttttttaatcaaattgcagaaataaatgaacttttcattgatattctaatttattaagatgcacctgtataTGTGTGATTGTTTTTGTCAACTTGTCAATGCTGCTATTGAGTAACAGCCTGAACAACACTATATTAAAACTTCTAAACctcttttcttctgtctttttGGCTCACAGTGTCCAGAATAACCCGTTCTGGCAAAAGAaactcaaagaggaaaaataatcTGCTTCTCACAGCAGCAAAGCCCTCCCAGGAATATGAACCGATGAGCACCGAATCTGGTGTTCCTCCCTGTTCAACTTGCAGCATCTCAATACATGGAGACGATGCCATGGTTACACTTTGTCAGAAAGTCATAACTCTGACTTCTTCAACCGCCATGGAGCTACCTGAAACTCTACTTTCAGGTGCAAAAGGTAATCAAATACACGAGGCTTGTGAAGGAGCAGCAACAAAGCAAAGCGACACGATGGAGAAAGATCAGCTCAACTGCAGGAGGGAGATGAAATCCGTGGATCATAAAACAGAAGTGTGGCGAGAGATTTGTAGGTATGAATATATGGATATCAGACACTCTGACTCTTCAGAAGGAGGTGAGCTAGAATTGGAGAGAAGTGGGAGTCAAACATCTTTAACAACTGGAGAGAAGACAGATCAAAGAGCGCGGGGTTTGGTCAGAGAGAAAAAGGGAGAAGAAGAAACGGAAGTTTTCCACACAAATAAACAAGCCGGAGTTCAGGAGGATCTGAGCAGTAGGGTTGTGCCCGGGCCAGATGTGCTGACAGCTGGAAATGATAAGGTGGAGGAGTACGAGGAGATGAGCGGATTTGGAGAGGTGCCCTGTGAGTGGGGGCACGCAGAATATGAGAACCTCCCAGCAAAGGCGAGGGCTGTTCCCAAAGAGAAGGACAGTGGCAGGTGTGCAGGGATCGGGGAATACATCAAGGTGTGTGCTGGCATCGGGGAGCCTGGCAGCAACACATCGTTTGACAACCCAGACTACTGGCACAGCAGGCTGTTCCTCAAACCAGATGCTGTACGCACATAATTAGTCGGACTGGGACAGCAAAACAGGAACTGCTGCAAGATTCTGTCATATTTGGTCGTTTTCTACGTTTTTTATCTTAGAAATCCAAGatcttttttggttttatttgaaaacaaaagtaaattttttttttacttcagtgtTTTTTACTGTGATAATTTAGGTAAACAAATAGTGTTTACAGGCTTATCATCTTTAGTTCAGGGCTCTTAATGtttgtttagtgtttgtttttcttctttttttatactGGCTAATTATGTCTTACAATTAGAAACCTCCTTCTGTACTTTATAATTAcgtgatttgttttttatttcatggttTTGCAAATATCTAATCATTTGTATCACATATGTGTGTACAATAAATGTGCTCATTGTCTTCACCTTagttgaaaaacaataaaaacaattattttgtaTAGATACCGACTAATTCACTGGTTTAAATTGTGCTCGAGTCTTCAAAACCATAACAAGCACCGACAGCTTGTGTTTAGTGGCATTCAGAACAGGAGAGCATGGCATTATGTGAGGCTGAAATCTAGGATGATCTCAGTAAGGTCgcaatttccccctttttgtTTCAAATCCAACTGTACATTCAGTACATTACATCGATATGTATATTTTCCACTTACTTTACACTTTATTTGTCTAATTACGCTGTATTTCCCTGAGATTAATACTCTTCCTACAAATCTTTTCTATGTATGAAGTGTActtattgaagaaaaaaaaatgtttcagtaaaatGCTTCTAGTAGTGATTAATTTATGTATTCTGTCCATGGGCAGTTCTAGAGAGGGGCCAACAGGGACCAGTGCCCCTCTAGAACTGGTCCTGGCCCCTGTTATGGCCCCATTACTGAAGACATAACACTAAATGAATTTATTAGGATAATATGCACTGGTCTGTAAATTGCAGCTCCAGGTTCTGTGGCTCACCTAATATGTTAAACAGTTAAATATTGcccttttttcattcttttgttctttGCCCCCACTGGTAAATTTGGTCTAGAAACTACAACTTTTCTGgaagattttatttgttgtttgtgtCTTCACAAATATAAAAGATGGCATgccaaaaaaatgacaaaacacaaTTCAAAAACACCCCTCACGGTAAATTAATCGAACACGAATTGCTCAGAAAACGTGAAATGAATACAAACAGATATAACTACCTATAAACAGTTCATTCCGTCAACTTTCAGCACGTTTTATGCTCAACAGAGCCTGCAACTGAGAGACATCCGACTTTTTAACTCAGAATTCGGAATTAAagttggtttgtttgtgtttatattatgatttttattttttccgaCATTGAGCTCAGAAAAAGCGACTCCCCTGTACAAATTAAGCGAGCTATGGTGTACGCTTTCTCATCTCCTGGGCCAGTTTAGAGTGTGACGCCCCATAATAGACGTGAGCTCTCTTGACTGCGGAGTGAGCCTTTGGCAGCGGGCGGGATCTGGTGTTGTGCCAAAAAAGCACCCCTGTTTTTAAAAGCTCCCCTGGTGGTGGAAAACATATCTAAGGGACATATATTTAGTAATAAATGAGTTGAAACATCATACAGTGAAATTCTTATGTTGCTTCAATAACATTATTTTTCGTTGACTGACACTGTTAAATTATGTTAATTCGTAGCTGCAACTGAAAACTGTAGAAATTAGCTCTTACACATATATCCATTTATCTTAAAAAGATAAATATCAGCAATTATGTCCTTTAGATAACTAAGTGCTTTGCTACTGTTGATTTCTATTGACATTTAGTGAAAACCTTGAGCGGTGGTGCGTTCATGGCGCCTCTGATGGTGCTTTCTCTGACTGGGGCGCTTTTTCTTGCACAACACTGGTGCGTCGCGTGTAGCGGCGCGGAAACAGCGTGGTCTATTCTGTgtctggctgactgactgacaaccaccggagaaagaaaaaagttaGTCTGAGTTCGCGGTCAGCACACTGCCAACATGTCTGGAGATGATGAGACACAAGAGCAGACCATCGCCGAGGACCTGGTGGTCACCAAGTACAAGATGGGAGCAGAGATCGCAAACCgtaagaggaaaacagatttAAACTGATCAGTTTATAAGTACCCGTGTGACGTTAGTTAGCAGTGTCAGCTATCGAGGACCAAGCAGCTGTGCCATGTGCCGCAGCAAAAAAGACCAGGATTGGGTTATATTAGGAAGAAAGCTAATGCttgtaacaaaaacagaaggaaagaaAACGGTGGTCGCTAAACATTGACGCAGATGTTATCAGTCTGGTATCTGAGGTCCGTTAAATTGAATCTAGCTCCGTGAGCTCCGCTGCTAGCTTCATGGCTGAGCTAACTGGTTAGCAGCTAGCAGGAACCGCTAAACTATCAGTTAACAATGAAACCTCAATGGTTGACCAATGTAGCAGGACTTTAAATGGAAACCCGCTTCTATTACAAATCTATTCAGATTACATTTAAATGCGGCGTACTAAGGAGATGATAATTactcctatttatttatttaaatatttatttattttagactgGAAAAGTATCAAGgctgttttgtctgaattttatttataagcTTGCCATTTAACTTTGTTTGGACCCACTTGTTTCCATTTGTAACCATCTAGTCAGAATGACAGAATCTGAACCTGCTCTCACTCCActtacaa
This DNA window, taken from Girardinichthys multiradiatus isolate DD_20200921_A chromosome 1, DD_fGirMul_XY1, whole genome shotgun sequence, encodes the following:
- the erbb3b gene encoding receptor tyrosine-protein kinase erbB-3b isoform X2; the protein is MGNLEITQIESNWDFSFLMTIREVTGYVLIAMNHFQEIPLGQLRVIRGNSLYERRFALSVLFNYPEEGSNGLRQLGLLNLTEILEGGVQIINNKYLSYGPWIFWQDIVRDNSAPIDISYNGERGPCHKSCGDYCWGPNKDQCQILTKMVCAPQCNGRCFGRSPRDCCHIECAAGCKGPSEEDCFACRHFNDSGACVPQCPQTLIYNKQTFQMETNPNAKYQFGSICVSQCPTHFVVDGSSCVSVCPPDKMEVERKGQRHCELCSGFCPKVCEGTGDEHRQTVDSSNIDSFINCTNIQGSLHFLVTGILGDDFKRIPPLDAKKLEVFRTVREITDILNIQSWPKELKDLSVFSSLTTIQGRSLHKRFSLMVMRIPTLTSLGLRSLRHINDGSVYISLNANLCYHHTMNWTQLFRGRRVPVNILSNNKPLAECVAEGHVCDPLCSDSGCWGPGPDQCLTCRNYSRHGTCVESCHFLSGTTREFARSDGECVACHSECKPQKGKISCTGAGADDCVACTNLQDDPYCMSSCPSGVNDGHRGLIFKYPNKEGRCEPCHPNCTQGCLGPELNDCLETARSGQITGIALAVPACLIFCLGLFFLGVLYHRGLAIRRKRAMRRYLECGENFEPLGPGEKGTKVHARILRPSELRKIKLLGYGVFGTVHKGFWTPEGETVKIPVAIKTIQDSSGRQTFTEITDHLLSMGSLDHPYIVRLLGICPGPSLQLVTQLSSCGSLLEHIRQHKSSLDPQRLLNWCVQIAKGMFYLEEHCMVHRNLAARNILLKNDYQVQISDYGVADLLHPDDKKYVYTDTKTPIKWMALESILFRRYTHQSDVWSYGVTVWEMMSFGAEPYVSVQPQKVPSLLEKGERLSQPHICTIDVYMVMVKCWMIDENVRPTFKELASDFTRMARDPQRYLVIKEGEDAPPGENHRRESERGLLDADLEDSNEEGQDDGFTTPPLQHSPSWSLSRSRINSCRSGASQAGLTGYLPMTPSPGDSTRQLWFHRSRLSSVQTLPERSEVRGNDREAEGLRTASLHRARLGSERGSPRLAVSHHRKLSSASSPSSYKVWTAEEDEELDHYGYVLPGSPGKPERVSRITRSGKRNSKRKNNLLLTAAKPSQEYEPMSTESGVPPCSTCSISIHGDDAMVTLCQKVITLTSSTAMELPETLLSGAKGNQIHEACEGAATKQSDTMEKDQLNCRREMKSVDHKTEVWREICRYEYMDIRHSDSSEGGELELERSGSQTSLTTGEKTDQRARGLVREKKGEEETEVFHTNKQAGVQEDLSSRVVPGPDVLTAGNDKVEEYEEMSGFGEVPCEWGHAEYENLPAKARAVPKEKDSGRCAGIGEYIKVCAGIGEPGSNTSFDNPDYWHSRLFLKPDAVRT
- the erbb3b gene encoding receptor tyrosine-protein kinase erbB-3b isoform X1; its protein translation is MDQQRVLLLCVALSWRIQAGSTQTHEEVCPGTQNGLSSTGSQENQYNLIKERYIGCEIIMGNLEITQIESNWDFSFLMTIREVTGYVLIAMNHFQEIPLGQLRVIRGNSLYERRFALSVLFNYPEEGSNGLRQLGLLNLTEILEGGVQIINNKYLSYGPWIFWQDIVRDNSAPIDISYNGERGPCHKSCGDYCWGPNKDQCQILTKMVCAPQCNGRCFGRSPRDCCHIECAAGCKGPSEEDCFACRHFNDSGACVPQCPQTLIYNKQTFQMETNPNAKYQFGSICVSQCPTHFVVDGSSCVSVCPPDKMEVERKGQRHCELCSGFCPKVCEGTGDEHRQTVDSSNIDSFINCTNIQGSLHFLVTGILGDDFKRIPPLDAKKLEVFRTVREITDILNIQSWPKELKDLSVFSSLTTIQGRSLHKRFSLMVMRIPTLTSLGLRSLRHINDGSVYISLNANLCYHHTMNWTQLFRGRRVPVNILSNNKPLAECVAEGHVCDPLCSDSGCWGPGPDQCLTCRNYSRHGTCVESCHFLSGTTREFARSDGECVACHSECKPQKGKISCTGAGADDCVACTNLQDDPYCMSSCPSGVNDGHRGLIFKYPNKEGRCEPCHPNCTQGCLGPELNDCLETARSGQITGIALAVPACLIFCLGLFFLGVLYHRGLAIRRKRAMRRYLECGENFEPLGPGEKGTKVHARILRPSELRKIKLLGYGVFGTVHKGFWTPEGETVKIPVAIKTIQDSSGRQTFTEITDHLLSMGSLDHPYIVRLLGICPGPSLQLVTQLSSCGSLLEHIRQHKSSLDPQRLLNWCVQIAKGMFYLEEHCMVHRNLAARNILLKNDYQVQISDYGVADLLHPDDKKYVYTDTKTPIKWMALESILFRRYTHQSDVWSYGVTVWEMMSFGAEPYVSVQPQKVPSLLEKGERLSQPHICTIDVYMVMVKCWMIDENVRPTFKELASDFTRMARDPQRYLVIKEGEDAPPGENHRRESERGLLDADLEDSNEEGQDDGFTTPPLQHSPSWSLSRSRINSCRSGASQAGLTGYLPMTPSPGDSTRQLWFHRSRLSSVQTLPERSEVRGNDREAEGLRTASLHRARLGSERGSPRLAVSHHRKLSSASSPSSYKVWTAEEDEELDHYGYVLPGSPGKPERVSRITRSGKRNSKRKNNLLLTAAKPSQEYEPMSTESGVPPCSTCSISIHGDDAMVTLCQKVITLTSSTAMELPETLLSGAKGNQIHEACEGAATKQSDTMEKDQLNCRREMKSVDHKTEVWREICRYEYMDIRHSDSSEGGELELERSGSQTSLTTGEKTDQRARGLVREKKGEEETEVFHTNKQAGVQEDLSSRVVPGPDVLTAGNDKVEEYEEMSGFGEVPCEWGHAEYENLPAKARAVPKEKDSGRCAGIGEYIKVCAGIGEPGSNTSFDNPDYWHSRLFLKPDAVRT